A window of Brettanomyces nanus chromosome 2, complete sequence contains these coding sequences:
- a CDS encoding uncharacterized protein (BUSCO:EOG09341Y2Y), with the protein MIASTMNSVKRAYLSAGQEHLFKYWNELTDDERSSLMEQLSNIPDPAKFLQDVQNAMDYSSSISESREFEPLPKSTSYSSVLDSSKDTLEAWNNKGLELIAKSKVAVVLMAGGQGTRLGSCNPKGIYDVGLPSHKSLFQLQCERIIKLKQLAASKSLKKDFQISLPLYVMTSCPTRVATETFFVDHAYFGLPSGDVIFFNQGTLPAVSLDGKKFLLSSKSSLYQSPDGNGGFYKALHDNQIVEDFEKRGIEHVHAYCVDNILVKVADPVFLGYSALGNYQVTTKVVRKSDPLEKVGLIVLDKNTQAPCVIEYSEITEQLSQKRDPTDAHLLYFRAANIVTHYYKVDFLKQMVPEWISSRKHLPYHIAKKKINYLDSTSDSILTPKEVNGLKMEQFIFDVFQSVKLDRFGCLEVDRSLEFSPLKNSSGTGFNCPETCRKDCLRRSTGWIIANGGKVDTSDSLVEISPLTSYNGEGLEFSSGRIYKNEEII; encoded by the coding sequence ATGATTGCTTCTACTATGAACTCTGTTAAAAGAGCCTACTTGAGTGCAGGTCAAGAGCATCTATTTAAGTACTGGAATGAATTAACAGATGATGAGAGATCTTCATTGATGGAGCAACTTTCCAATATTCCAGATCCTGCGAAATTCCTCCAGGATGTTCAAAATGCCATggattattcttcttctatctctGAGAGTAGAGAGTTTGAGCCTTTACCGAAATCAACTTCGTATTCGTCAGTACTGGATTCCAGTAAAGACACTTTGGAAGCATGGAATAATAAGGGTCTAGAACTTATTGCGAAAAGCAAAGTTGCCGTTGTTTTGATGGCAGGTGGACAGGGTACCCGATTGGGGTCTTGCAATCCCAAGGGAATTTATGACGTGGGACTTCCATCGCATAAATCACTATTCCAATTGCAATGtgaaagaatcatcaagttgaagcagttgGCAGCATCCAAATCGTTAAAGAAGGACTTCCAAATCAGTCTACCTTTATATGTTATGACATCGTGTCCTACTCGAGTGGCTACAGAGACCTTTTTCGTCGATCATGCATACTTTGGACTACCCAGTGGAGATGTGATCTTCTTTAATCAAGGAACTTTACCTGCAGTTAGTCTTGATGGTAAaaagtttcttctttcatcGAAGAGCTCATTATATCAAAGTCCTGATGGTAATGGAGGATTTTACAAGGCTTTACATGATAATCAAATAGTggaagactttgaaaagagaggtATTGAACATGTTCATGCATATTGCGTTGATAATATCCTCGTTAAAGTGGCTGATCCTGTTTTTCTGGGTTACTCTGCCCTTGGAAATTATCAGGTGACTACTAAGGTGGTTAGGAAAAGTGACCCTTTGGAAAAAGTCGGTCTTATAGTGTTGGATAAGAACACCCAAGCACCATGTGTCATCGAATACTCGGAGATAACTGAGCAGTTGAGTCAGAAAAGAGATCCAACAGATGCTCATCTACTTTATTTCCGAGCTGCAAATATCGTCACTCATTATTACAAGGTGGACTTTCTTAAACAGATGGTTCCAGAGTGGATCTCGTCAAGGAAACATCTTCCCTATCATATTgctaagaagaagatcaattaCCTTGATAGTACGAGCGATagcatccttacaccaaagGAAGTCAATGGTCTGAAGATGGAACAGTTCATATTTGATGTGTTTCAATCGGTGAAACTTGACAGATTTGGATGTCTTGAGGTTGATAGAAGCTTGGAATTCTCtcctttgaaaaattcatctgGAACAGGATTTAACTGTCCTGAAACTTGTAGAAAGGACTGTCTACGGCGCTCTACAGGATGGATTATTGCCAACGGCGGGAAAGTGGATACCTCCGACTCTCTAGTTGAGATAAGTCCTTTAACTAGTTACAATGGAGAAGGATTGGAGTTTTCTTCTGGCCGAATTTATAAAAACGAAGAGATAATATGA
- the GPH1 gene encoding Non-essential glycogen phosphorylase (BUSCO:EOG09340BGW~CAZy:GT35) — protein MSFDSGLSGRFHKRSMTGFTPTEIKAIDQSIPIKAREAWTKYAAREFTSPDQLESQIINHVETTLARSMYNCDSLAAYQALSTSIRDKLILHWNKTQQMHTLREVKRIYYLSLEFLMGRALDNAMINLGIKELCCKSTDELGFNLEDVIDVEPDAGLGNGGLGRLAACFIDSMSTGNYPGWGYGLRYNYGIFSQKIVDGYQVEAPDYWLKFGNPWEIPRHEIQIPVDFYGYVSTTTDPKTGKSKKQWQGGEQVLAVAYDFPVPGYNTSNVNNLRLWSSQPTSEFDFQKFNQGDYDSSVAQQQRAESITAVLYPNDNFYQGKELRLKQQFFWVAASLHDIVRRFMKTKKKWSEFPDLVAIQLNDTHPTLAVVELQRILVDLEGVEWNEAWEIVTRTFGYTNHTVMQEALEKWPLDLFGNLLPRHLEIIYSINMQFLQMVAKRFPQDRELIRNVSIVEESDPKNIRMANLAIIGSHKVNGVAELHSELIKTTIFKDFVKVYGAEKFTNVTNGITPRRWLKQANPMLSDLITSKLGSDEFLTNTVRLKQLEKFIDDPEFREAWIEVKLHNKKRLAQLIKKLTGIEVNPSSLFDVQVKRIHEYKRQQMNIFGVIYRYLQIKATPESERAGKFFPRTSIIGGKAAPGYYAAKKIIKLVNSVAEVVNNDPDSKGFLQVVFIPDYNVSKAEIICPASDISEHISTAGTEASGTSNMKFVINGGLIIGTVDGANVEITREVGEDQIFLFGNLAEDVEELRQDHQMGKLEVPEPLEQVFDEIEKGTFGPYDEYKSLVDSVKYHGDYYLVSDDFESYLEAQSTIDKEFRDRENWVKKSIICVANMGFFSSDRCIREYAENIWNVEPVTDQV, from the coding sequence ATGTCTTTCGATTCCGGCTTGTCAGGCCGTTTCCATAAACGGTCCATGACTGGTTTCACTCCAACGGAAATTAAAGCAATTGATCAATCGATCCCAATTAAAGCCAGAGAAGCATGGACTAAGTATGCTGCAAGAGAATTCACTTCTCCTGACCAATTAGAATCGCAGATTATCAATCATGTCGAAACAACCTTGGCCCGTTCCATGTACAACTGTGATTCGCTAGCTGCCTATCAAGCTCTATCCACTTCTATAAGAGATAAGCTGATTTTGCATTGGAACAAGACCCAACAGATGCATACTCTTCGTGAGGTTAAACGTATCTACtatctttctcttgagTTCCTTATGGGACGTGCATTGGATAATGCTATGATTAATTTGGGTATTAAGGAATTGTGCTGTAAATCCACTGATGAATTGGGCTTCAATTTAGAAGATGTCATCGACGTTGAGCCAGATGCTGGTCTTGGTAATGGTGGCTTGGGTCGTTTGGCTGCTTGTTTCATCGATTCTATGAGTACCGGCAACTACCCTGGTTGGGGTTACGGTTTGAGATACAACTATGGTATCTTTTCTCAGAAAATTGTCGATGGTTATCAGGTTGAGGCTCCTGATTATTGGTTGAAGTTTGGTAACCCTTGGGAGATTCCTCGTCACGAGATTCAGATCCCTGTAGATTTCTACGGCTACGTTAGTACTACTACCGATCCTAAGACTGGTAAATCTAAGAAGCAGTGGCAAGGTGGTGAACAGGTTTTGGCTGTAGCTTATGACTTCCCTGTTCCTGGTTACAATACCTCCAACGTTAACAACTTACGTTTGTGGTCTTCTCAGCCAACTTCGGAATTCGACTTTCAAAAGTTCAACCAGGGTGACTATGATAGTTCTGTTGCTCAGCAGCAAAGAGCAGAATCTATCACTGCCGTCTTGTATCCTAACGATAACTTTTATCAGGGTAAAGAGTTGCGTTTGAAGCAGCAGTTCTTTTGGGTGGCTGCCTCTTTGCACGATATTGTCAGAAGATTCAtgaagaccaagaagaagtggtCTGAATTCCCTGATTTGGTTGCCATTCAGCTCAATGACACCCATCCTACTCTTGCCGTTGTTGAATTGCAACGTATCTTGGTCGATCTTGAAGGAGTAGAATGGAACGAAGCTTGGGAAATCGTCACCAGAACTTTTGGTTACACCAATCATACTGTGATGCAAGAGGCTTTGGAGAAATGGCCTCTAGACTTGTTTGGTAACCTTCTCCCTCGTCATTTGGAGATTATTTACTCTATCAACATGCAATTCCTACAGATGGTGGCTAAAAGGTTCCCTCAGGATAGAGAATTGATTAGAAATGTGTCCATTGTCGAAGAATCCGATCCAAAAAATATTAGAATGGCAAACTTGGCCATCATTGGTTCCCACAAGGTCAACGGTGTTGCCGAATTGCACTCTGAGTTGATTAAAACTaccattttcaaagattttgTTAAGGTTTACGGTGCTGAGAAGTTCACCAACGTTACCAACGGTATCACACCTAGAAGGTGGTTGAAGCAAGCCAATCCTATGTTGTCAGATCTTATCACTTCGAAATTGGGCTCTGATGAGTTCCTCACCAATACTGTCAGATTAAAGCAGCTTGAGAAGTTCATTGACGATCCAGAGTTCCGTGAGGCATGGATCGAGGTGAAGCTTCAtaacaagaagagattggcacagttgatcaagaagctcaCTGGTATTGAGGTGAATCCAAGTAGCTTGTTCGATGTTCAGGTCAAGCGTATTCATGAGTACAAGCGTCAACAGATGAACATCTTTGGTGTTATCTATAGATACTTGCAGATCAAGGCTACTCCCGAATCGGAGAGAGCAGGCAAGTTCTTTCCTAGAACCTCTATTATTGGTGGTAAGGCTGCACCAGGTTATTACGcagccaagaagatcatcaagttGGTGAACTCTGTGGCCGAAGTAGTTAACAATGATCCTGATTCAAAGGGATTCTTACAGGTTGTATTTATTCCAGACTACAATGTTTCTAAGGCCGAGATCATCTGTCCTGCCTCTGATATCTCAGAACATATCTCTACTGCAGGTACAGAAGCATCAGGTACATCTAACATGAAGTTTGTGATCAATGGTGGATTGATTATTGGTACCGTTGATGGTGCCAACGTTGAAATTACGAGAGAAGTTGGTGAGGATCAGATCTTTCTATTCGGTAATTTGGCTGAGGATGTGGAAGAACTTAGACAGGACCATCAGATGGGTAAATTGGAGGTTCCAGAGCCGTTAGAGCAGGTGTTCGATGAGATTGAGAAGGGAACTTTTGGTCCTTACGACGAATACAAGTCACTCGTTGATTCTGTTAAGTATCACGGAGATTACTATTTGGTTAGTGATGACTTTGAGTCTTATTTGGAGGCCCAGAGTACCATTGATAAGGAGTTCAG
- a CDS encoding uncharacterized protein (CAZy:GT21) → MQLCLRSSFEQDYPVDQLEIIFCIQDPHDPAIEIVQYLISQYPKIDAKLMIDDTSGGFPDNYGPNPKINNLSKGYKAAKYDVLWVIDSNAWARPDTLKRSIYSMVHNLHNGRKVNGSKRVKMMNHIPLAVALDDTSMGCYLDEMFLSSSHAKFYVSLNTLAVAPCVNGKSNIYRRSDLDHAVARMGEQASHESVDGLSGNNFSDARYYGSHPGEGIRFFARYIAEDNMIGQALWDYVGGRAGMSTDAVVQPLGGTNTLSDYINRRVRWLRVRKYMVLAATLVEPATECLMSGLIGSFSLSVIFWQCKFNVLYFSLHVLIWFLVDYCQFHLLASYVKALPTDGTSWQFPYFLRTSYHCQGGLMSVAQFIPVWITRELLAFPIWLIAMIGSRIDWRGQPFKIKADLTAERL, encoded by the coding sequence ATGCAGCTCTGTCTCAGATCATCATTCGAGCAGGATTATCCGGTAGATCAGCTAgagatcatcttctgtattCAAGATCCACATGATCCGGCCATTGAGATTGTACAGTATCTCATATCGCAGTATCCGAAAATAGATGCCAAATTGATGATAGACGACACTTCTGGGGGGTTCCCGGATAATTACGGGCCCAACCCAAAGATTAATAACCTTTCCAAAGGTTATAAAGCTGCGAAATACGACGTCCTATGGGTTATAGATTCGAACGCTTGGGCACGGCCGGATACACTTAAAAGATCGATCTATTCCATGGTTCACAATTTACACAACGGTCGTAAAGTGAACGGAAGTAAACGAGTTAAGATGATGAACCATATTCCCTTGGCAGTAGCCTTAGACGATACCTCTATGGGTTGTTATTTAGACGAGATgtttctttcatcatcacaTGCCAAATTCTATGTATCGCTTAATACTTTGGCTGTAGCGCCTTGTGTTAACGGCAAATCAAATATATATAGACGGTCAGATCTTGACCACGCTGTGGCTCGTATGGGGGAGCAGGCATCCCATGAGAGTGTGGATGGTCTCAGTGGTAATAACTTCAGTGATGCCCGGTACTATGGGTCTCATCCAGGGGAGGGAATACGGTTCTTTGCTCGGTATATTGCTGAAGATAACATGATAGGTCAAGCATTATGGGACTATGTGGGAGGTCGAGCAGGAATGAGTACAGATGCCGTTGTTCAGCCATTAGGAGGAACAAATACTCTTTCTGATTATATTAATAGGCGTGTGAGATGGTTGAGAGTTCGCAAATATATGGTTCTTGCTGCTACTTTAGTTGAGCCGGCTACAGAATGTCTTATGAGTGGTCTAATTGGCTCCTTTAGTCTCAGTGTGATCTTTTGGCAGTGTAAATTTAATGTGCTCTATTTTTCTCTGCATGTTCTGATCTGGTTTTTGGTGGATTACTGTCAGTTTCATTTATTGGCTAGTTATGTTAAAGCTCTACCTACAGACGGTACCAGTTGGCAGTTTCCATATTTTTTGAGGACATCATATCACTGTCAAGGTGGATTGATGAGTGTGGCACAATTTATTCCTGTTTGGATTACTAGAGAATTGTTGGCTTTTCCTATTTGGTTAATTGCTATGATTGGTTCAAGGATTGATTGGAGAGGACAACCTTTCAAGATTAAGGCTGATTTAACTGCCGAGAGACTttag